A single window of Bradyrhizobium daqingense DNA harbors:
- a CDS encoding DUF1328 domain-containing protein, with translation MSILKWALIFLLISVVAGVFGFTGISAASADIARLLFYVFVVIFLVLLILGLTIFRA, from the coding sequence ATGTCGATCCTGAAATGGGCGCTGATCTTCCTGCTGATCTCGGTTGTCGCCGGCGTATTCGGCTTTACCGGCATCTCCGCCGCCTCGGCTGACATCGCGCGCTTGCTGTTCTACGTCTTCGTCGTGATCTTCCTGGTGCTGCTGATACTCGGGCTCACGATCTTCAGGGCGTAG